In a single window of the Necator americanus strain Aroian chromosome X, whole genome shotgun sequence genome:
- a CDS encoding hypothetical protein (NECATOR_CHRX.G21370.T1), whose product MRELLIALIIPLTTSISQVTTPTQGQCQAVCLREYANLKEFIALDGSPYREPNVVNNSDFALCKLGCGSPGFTELKLEPFKRGQAIYATIINQDDRSVFIASKSPIRNVALLCADSAENNGSVFWKVGLDVRNMSEDGMLAHWVEAVRRTNNDVASDTVVFSTWTYSSYVEFYGAVSVANASIQFRVTSFNGSGLLGRVSNSEWYSEDQLAGGNFIEMSVVEEMWKDELAAARIAFKSTKISSCSLVLSYNSHMGVEQRTELMMDRSRGFLLDRLAFDHPYTIRLWHIGAVTTSYTSYEFRTPECLKLVNDPALCAPPPVSDISWSWNSTANEGNRIVLSWIYGSPTQMVEDGSRVERRDSIQPIVTAFPRMVHFDIAINPLVTASQYQCQFLDGQRRVVTWTHRSVVLYVPNEECNYGIEITVVDSRNRRSTTTKTQVIRYDEKYQMLLSGDGWNTGVIVLSLVILACFLTVSGGLVACRVRDRREWNTIKRSISPPSPGLTITRTTSASVVGLTNKYVVNERCPMRTVNMVRLSFSDGSEGPVSSTPIIKENSAAETSETDDVSKAGTSPSTDEADYDTIGTPKLTHNPCQSGTCTGKCLAASIITGVSNIKPCTLMVPHDCLIVCRRISRTPFSLWTTKHVVWPTTEQTFAIKYSQQGIGHLRREFKVLNHMSVNHKNMVKWLGVGVCSGQVLSLLFEPCSGGTLAVFLDDVRKALFHRVVGDASSHDHQIHYLAYHLHRYALNVAEALVFLHEQGCVHSHITAENVYLALDYSDPLDIPCDQSVKLGDFCWATVPRLKCGRVHSPQSLLPPEAVSNDENYSSATDVWQYGLLLASMVTLNSVQPLICLPPDLLLTDRIIKNYYTCLSSGIRQVEPYVVSLKSKILMCLSSNAKNRATIKKIEKEIISINFTAPVSIAGTSSVLV is encoded by the exons ATGCGAGAACTACTAATAGCACTAATAATTCCGTTAACAACATCCATCTCGCAAGTGACCACACCAACACAAGGACAATGTCAGGCAGTTTGCCTGCGTGAG TATGCAAACCTAAAGGAATTTATCGCCCTGGATGGAAGCCCATATCGCGAACCGAACGTCGTTAACAACAGCGATTTCGCATTG TGCAAATTGGGCTGCGGTTCACCCGGATTCACCGAATTGAAATTAGAACCGTTCAAAAGAGGGCAAGCCATCTATGCGACGATCATTAATCAAGACGACCGAAGCG TGTTTATCGCAAGTAAATCACCGATTCGAAATGTGGCATTATTGTGCGCTGATAGTGCTGAAAATAATGGAAGTGTTTTCTGGAAAGTTGGACTTGATGTTCGAAATATGAGCGAGGATGGAATGTTAGCTCATTGGGTCGAAGCTGTTCGACGAACGAATAATGATGTGGCCAGTGATACGGTTGTCTTCAGCACATGG ACCTACTCTTCCTATGTGGAATTTTATGGTGCGGTCAGTGTAGCAAATGCATCTATACAATTTCGTGTCACATCATTCAATGGAAGCGGACTTTTGGGACGTGTCTCGAATTCAGAATGGTACAGTGAAGATCAGCTGGCAGGAGGgaatttcatagaaatgaGTGTGGTTGAGGAG ATGTGGAAGGACGAGTTAGCAGCAGCTCGGATAGCATTCAAATCCACGAAAATATCCTCATGCTCACTTGTTCTCTCCTATAACTCGCATATGGGTGTTGAACAACGAACAGAATTGATGATG GACCGTTCTCGAGGATTTCTTCTGGATCGGCTAGCATTTGATCATCCATACACAATTCGTTTATGGCATATTGGTGCAGTAACCACTTCCTATACTTCTTATGAATTTCGTACTCCTGAATGTCTTAAGTTGGTTAACGATCCGGCATTGTGTG CACCACCTCCTGTCAGCGATATCTCATGGAGTTGGAATTCTACGGCAAATGAGGGGAATCGTATTGTTTTATCGTGGATTTATGGATCACCCACTCAAATGGTGGAAGATg GATCTCGTGTTGAACGTCGGGATTCAATACAACCTATTGTGACAGCATTTCCTAGGATGGTTCATTTTGATATAGCCATCAATCCTTTAGTTACAGCATCACAGTATCAGTGTCAATTCCTGGACGGACAGAGACGTGTTGTGACATGG ACTCATCGCTCTGTCGTTCTGTATGTGCCGAATGAAGAATGCAATTACGGTATTGAAATTACCGTAGTGGATTCGCGAAATCGTCGAAGCACGACGACGAAAACACAAGTGATTCGTTACGATGAAAAATATCAGATGCTTTTGTCTGGAGACGGATGGAATACTGGCGTA ATAGTGTTATCCTTGGTGATTTTGGCGTGTTTTCTTACGGTATCAGGAGGTTTGGTAGCGTGTCGAGTGCGAGATCGACGAGAATGGAACACGATTAAGAGGAGTATCAGTCCTCCCTCACCAGGTCTTACCATAACAAGGACTACGTCAGCGTCTGTTGTTGGACTCACAAATAAATACG TTGTGAATGAACGTTGCCCAATGCGAACAGTGAATATGGTCCGACTGTCGTTCTCCGATGGTAGCGAAGGTCCAGTAAGCTCCACTCCCATAATTAAGGAA AATTCTGCCGCCGAAACATCAGAAACTGATGATGTGTCGAAAGCTGGGACTTCACCCTCAACTGACGAGGCAGATTATGATACAATTGGAACTCCTAAGCTGACTCATAAT CCATGTCAATCCGGCACATGCACCGGAAAATGCCTTGCAGCTTCAATTATCACGGGAGTATCGAATATAAAGCCATGCACATTGAT GGTCCCACACGATTGTTTGATAGTTTGTCGACGAATTTCACGAACACCATTTTCGCTGTGGACCACCAAACATGTGGTTTGGCCGACCACTGAACAGACGTTCGCCATCAAATATTCGCAAC AAGGCATAGGGCATCTACGTCGTGAATTCAAAGTATTGAATCATATGTCAGTAAATCATAAGAATATGGTAAAGTGGTTAGGAGTTGGAGTGTGCAGTGGACAG GTGTTATCCTTACTTTTTGAACCGTGTAGTGGTGGTACATTAGCTGTTTTTTTGGATGACGTCAGGAAAGCTCTTTTTCATAG AGTAGTGGGCGATGCATCATCGCATGATCATCAAATTCATTATCTTGCATATCATCTTCATAGATACGCACTAAATGTTGCTGAAGCATTG GTGTTCCTACACGAACAGGGATGTGTACATTCGCATATAACAGCAGAAAATGTGTATTTAGCATTGGATTACAGTGATCCACTGGATATTCCCTGTGATCAATCAGTGAAATTAGGAGATTTCT GTTGGGCAACAGTACCACGACTAAAATGTGGAAGAGTCCATTCACCGCAATCCCTCCTTCCTCCAGAAGCTGTTTCTAATGATGAGAACTATAGTAGCGCTACGGATGT TTGGCAATACGGTCTACTACTTGCATCCATGGTAACATTAAATTCCGTACAACCTCTGATATGCCTTCCACCGGATTTACTTCTTACGGATCGAATTATAAAGAACTACTACACGTGTCTTTCAAGCGGGATTCGTCAAGT GGAGCCGTATGTAGTCTCtctaaaaagtaaaatcttGATGTGCTTGTCGTCAAATGCGAAAAATAGAGCGACAATAAAAAAGATTGAG aaagaaatcaTATCCATAAATTTCACTGCCCCTGTATCAATTGCGGGCACAAGTTCAGTGCTCGTGTGA